A genome region from Eremothecium cymbalariae DBVPG#7215 chromosome 4, complete sequence includes the following:
- the DIT1 gene encoding Dit1p (similar to Ashbya gossypii AFR401W) → MHNQQPKSMEGELATDSLPVVIGNNGHKDINIQHGKGDLSTYSKFLAIYSRCPETYTLYEAQDKQSAQFSSNWDEFVTILKNSKGFKNANGIMEYMIPATTAEKFAGLSNIAVKVSEYEKEGEDQIRGVITTIEHENYFNDWFIWHILDQSRLNNNSAPKLLKSEEDKDYGKLFTEFFADEMKNTIKDDEWLTGGGYEHFLEKVRYFTDRNLKIECVLPAFPCKSSNLQKVHGRTPDKGEEFALRRLVKFTEDVSAFYPPGVKVWIVSDGHVFSDCIGVDDDVVDNYTASLHKLYKNIAKPGSDSIGFCGLKDVFFSGNAAGSFNVSSIPDIELDHHCGTKICPDSELSRKILMKGCDTDDGRLRKQIEIPNHPRLHLYRGFSRFMVEDLCLLPFFENVSRKYFKKTVCKVAFEMIKRNDAYSNLVELVFPHHLRLSIHAHTNSGPKFGIKVISPEQCRTVKSLDSEEEPTFEDLLHIPTPWHNCVVNIGSDYYLAKNRVVTDAIENGSYEGKWVETDIEHGQGGYWVINKV, encoded by the coding sequence ATGCACAACCAACAACCTAAGTCCATGGAGGGCGAGCTTGCCACTGATTCTTTGCCTGTTGTTATTGGTAACAATGGTCATAAAGATATCAACATCCAACATGGTAAGGGTGACTTATCAACGTATAGTAAGTTTTTGGCTATATATTCAAGGTGCCCAGAAACGTATACACTTTATGAGGCTCAAGATAAACAATCTGCACAATTTAGTTCTAATTGGGATGAATTTGTTAccattttgaagaattcaaaaggttttaaaaatgcaAATGGAATAATGGAATACATGATTCCAGCAACAACCGCTGAGAAGTTTGCTGGGCTAAGTAATATAGCTGTGAAAGTTTCTGAGTATGAGAAGGAAGGCGAAGACCAAATTCGTGGTGTTATTACAACCATTGAGCATGAAAATTATTTCAATGATTGGTTTATCTGGCATATTTTGGACCAGTCACGGTTGAACAACAACTCTGCTCCAAAACTATTAAAATCGGAAGAAGATAAGGATTATGGTAAACTATTCACAGAGTTTTTTGCTGATGAGATGAAGAATACCATCAAGGACGATGAATGGCTTACTGGAGGAGGTTACGAAcattttttggaaaaggtCAGGTATTTTACCGATAGAAACTTGAAAATTGAATGTGTATTACCAGCTTTCCCCTGTAAATCATCTAATTTACAGAAGGTACATGGCCGTACTCCAGACAAGGGTGAGGAGTTTGCTTTGAGAAGATTAGTTAAATTTACTGAAGATGTGAGCGCTTTTTACCCACCAGGTGTTAAGGTTTGGATTGTCAGTGACGGACACGTATTCAGTGACTGTATTGGCGTTGACGATGACGTTGTCGACAACTATACTGCTTCCTTGCACAAGCTATACAAGAACATTGCAAAGCCAGGCTCGGATTCAATTGGCTTCTGTGGATTGAAAGATGTCTTTTTCTCAGGGAACGCAGCAGGAAGCTTTAATGTTTCGTCGATTCCTGACATTGAATTAGATCATCACTGCGGTACTAAGATATGTCCAGACTCAGAACTTTCCAGgaaaattttaatgaagGGTTGTGACACTGACGACGGTAGATTAAGAAAGCAAATTGAAATCCCAAATCATCCAAGATTACACTTATATAGAGGGTTTTCTAGATTCATGGTCGAGGATTTATGTTTGTTgccattttttgaaaatgtttCCAGAAAGTATTTCAAGAAGACAGTTTGTAAGGTCGCTTTCGAGATGATTAAACGTAATGACGCTTATTCTAACTTAGTCGAGTTAGTTTTCCCTCATCATTTAAGATTGTCAATTCATGCACACACAAACAGTGGTCCAAAGTTTGGTATTAAAGTTATATCACCAGAACAATGCAGAACGGTAAAATCGTTGGATTCTGAGGAAGAACCCACTTTTGAAGACTTGTTACATATTCCCACCCCATGGCACAACTGTGTAGTTAACATCGGAAGTGATTACTATTTGGCCAAAAATAGGGTTGTCACGGATGCTATTGAAAACGGCAGCTATGAAGGCAAGTGGGTTGAAACTGACATCGAGCATGGCCAAGGTGGTTACTGGGTTATAAACAAGGTGTGA